Proteins encoded in a region of the Candidatus Moanabacter tarae genome:
- the gci_1 gene encoding D-galactarolactone cycloisomerase, whose product MKISQVMSHHLVAPIERPYRNCCSGWIQTREMNLVEIRTDSGLVGWGEGDGMPSLEAIDKFVIGWSPFDFEMISDNLTRNGCNRRLSSGIEIALWDLMGKKCGVPVYELLGVPRRKKVSAYASGFFERAGVDHVADLTETANCCMNSGFDALKIRIGFGLSQDERVVEAVRTAIGSNVAVSVDANTGYDLANAIDVGKRLEKYDLMWFEEPIDSQNLEGYYKIREALSLRISGGESFSDFSSFGDLVGGRVVDVLQPDIGRVGGFMEGRRICDLAFAHGIHVIPHMFGGVVRLAATLQWLATIPDDPFVEDKIPTYLEWDIMENGLRTDLAILPFKPEDGILAIPDRPGLGVEIDEEALRRFSV is encoded by the coding sequence AAGATTTCCCAGGTCATGTCTCACCATCTCGTCGCGCCAATCGAGAGACCATATCGGAACTGCTGTTCAGGTTGGATCCAGACAAGAGAGATGAATTTAGTCGAGATCAGGACAGATAGCGGACTAGTGGGGTGGGGTGAAGGTGATGGGATGCCCTCTCTAGAAGCGATCGATAAATTCGTGATCGGTTGGTCCCCCTTTGATTTTGAAATGATCTCCGATAACCTTACGCGTAACGGGTGCAACAGGCGACTTTCCAGTGGTATCGAGATAGCCTTATGGGATCTAATGGGCAAGAAATGCGGTGTGCCTGTATATGAGTTACTCGGAGTTCCCAGACGGAAGAAAGTTTCAGCCTATGCGAGTGGATTTTTTGAGCGGGCAGGAGTAGACCATGTTGCGGACCTTACCGAAACAGCAAATTGTTGTATGAATTCAGGATTTGATGCTCTCAAGATTCGAATCGGATTTGGGCTCAGTCAAGATGAACGAGTTGTTGAAGCGGTTCGGACGGCAATTGGATCTAATGTTGCAGTCTCGGTTGATGCGAACACAGGCTACGATTTGGCTAATGCAATCGACGTAGGAAAGCGGTTGGAGAAATATGATCTTATGTGGTTCGAGGAACCAATCGACAGTCAAAACCTCGAAGGGTATTATAAAATCAGGGAAGCGCTTAGCCTTCGAATTTCAGGAGGAGAAAGTTTTTCTGATTTCAGCTCTTTCGGGGATCTAGTAGGGGGGCGGGTGGTAGACGTCCTCCAGCCTGACATAGGGCGAGTTGGTGGATTCATGGAGGGACGACGGATCTGTGATTTGGCCTTCGCCCATGGCATTCACGTTATTCCGCATATGTTCGGAGGGGTAGTCCGCTTAGCAGCGACGCTTCAGTGGTTAGCGACGATCCCGGATGATCCCTTTGTTGAGGACAAAATACCCACTTACCTGGAATGGGATATAATGGAAAACGGACTCCGAACCGATCTTGCCATTTTGCCTTTCAAGCCAGAGGACGGAATTTTGGCAATACCAGATCGTCCGGGGCTTGGAGTCGAGATAGATGAGGAAGCACTGCGAAGATTTTCAGTGTAG
- the tauD_1 gene encoding Alpha-ketoglutarate-dependent taurine dioxygenase encodes MKLRINRLSPVLGAEITGLEVTEPMSRDIFTQIRHGLRQHGGVLVLRDQHLSPAQHIQFSRRFGELFGDQEHLKYQFQDTVKKYLLPGHPQIFRVSNKIVGGEQQGRSRAGNYWHSDVSFRKHPASFSLLYAIEIPEIGGDTLFCNMNAAFEALSNSLQDFLFSLSARHDFAVNTTVGFSHETISEKDLSGQNTTVHPVVRTHPKSGRKSLFVNPGNTSNIIELSPKESRHLLDFLYNHCTQPEFVFRHRWETNDLLIWDNRCTMHYAIVDYTDDRYMHRTTVIGEEPV; translated from the coding sequence ATGAAATTAAGAATTAATCGGTTATCTCCCGTATTAGGTGCTGAGATCACTGGCCTTGAAGTGACAGAGCCTATGAGTAGGGACATCTTTACCCAGATCCGCCATGGACTGCGCCAACACGGCGGTGTATTGGTACTCCGTGATCAGCATTTAAGCCCCGCTCAACACATTCAATTCAGTCGCCGTTTCGGTGAACTTTTTGGAGACCAAGAACATCTTAAGTACCAATTCCAAGATACTGTGAAGAAGTATCTCCTACCCGGCCATCCGCAGATATTCAGGGTTTCCAACAAAATCGTCGGAGGGGAACAGCAGGGCCGATCGCGCGCTGGCAATTACTGGCATTCCGATGTTTCCTTTCGAAAACACCCCGCTTCTTTTTCGCTACTCTACGCTATTGAAATTCCCGAAATCGGTGGCGATACTCTTTTTTGCAATATGAATGCAGCTTTTGAAGCGCTTTCTAATTCGCTTCAGGATTTCTTATTTTCGCTTTCCGCTCGGCATGATTTTGCGGTTAATACAACTGTCGGATTCTCGCATGAGACGATAAGTGAAAAAGACCTCTCGGGTCAAAACACAACCGTTCATCCGGTAGTCCGTACTCATCCAAAGTCTGGCCGTAAAAGTCTCTTCGTTAATCCGGGCAATACCTCAAATATAATTGAACTCAGTCCAAAAGAAAGCAGGCACCTACTGGATTTTCTTTACAACCATTGTACCCAGCCAGAGTTTGTTTTCCGACATCGTTGGGAAACGAACGATCTGCTCATCTGGGATAATCGCTGTACTATGCATTACGCTATCGTGGATTACACCGACGATAGATATATGCATCGTACCACGGTGATCGGAGAGGAACCAGTTTGA